The following coding sequences lie in one Hyalangium ruber genomic window:
- the ftsY gene encoding signal recognition particle-docking protein FtsY — protein MKTPNFLDVLAAQVPVPAPVPAPPEPTTPGLPPGTETGVPAPEASPVSTVVGYGVLALFAVLMLLALRKLFFKPRRAPEPGKPAKPIEAEKPTLPAETPQLRVELPKTEAELARQREADAAHARAEALARQREEAARAAQTTKDATERARLEAQVRALKEQEEEEKRAEYRAKKALEEESRERKKREREEAERLLAEQKAQAEAEAEAARQAEAAAERAKLQAEAGKTLAQGLDKTKSQGFMARLNGLFGQNRQVDESVLAEMEEILFTADIGVRTASNLVEVAREKLKRNELSNPERMKGLIRDEVARIVDLPVPRSLEGGGPPHVVMVVGVNGAGKTTTIGKLAAQLTGQGKKVVLAAGDTFRAAATEQLDVWADRAKAELIKGEEGGDPGAVVFEAVKKAREVGADVVIADTAGRLHTKAPLMEELKKVHRVMGKALPGAPHEVLLVLDSTNGQNAIQQAKQFQEAVGVTSIALTKLDGTAKGGVIIGICDELKIPVVWVGVGEKIADLRRFEPREFVKALFD, from the coding sequence ATGAAGACTCCGAATTTCCTGGACGTCCTCGCCGCGCAGGTGCCGGTCCCCGCTCCCGTTCCGGCTCCGCCGGAGCCGACGACGCCGGGCCTCCCTCCGGGTACCGAGACGGGGGTGCCGGCCCCCGAGGCCAGCCCCGTGTCCACCGTGGTGGGCTACGGGGTGCTGGCGCTCTTCGCGGTGCTGATGCTGCTGGCGCTGCGCAAGCTCTTCTTCAAGCCGCGCCGCGCGCCCGAGCCCGGTAAGCCGGCGAAGCCCATCGAGGCCGAGAAGCCCACGCTGCCCGCCGAGACGCCGCAGCTCCGGGTAGAGCTGCCGAAGACGGAGGCGGAGCTGGCCCGCCAGCGCGAGGCCGACGCGGCCCATGCCCGCGCCGAAGCCCTGGCCCGCCAGCGCGAGGAGGCTGCCCGCGCTGCCCAGACGACCAAGGATGCCACCGAGCGCGCCCGCCTGGAGGCGCAAGTCCGGGCGCTCAAGGAGCAGGAGGAGGAAGAGAAGCGCGCCGAGTACCGCGCCAAGAAGGCGCTCGAGGAGGAGTCCCGGGAGCGCAAGAAGCGCGAGCGCGAGGAGGCCGAGCGGCTGCTGGCGGAGCAGAAGGCCCAGGCGGAGGCGGAGGCGGAGGCAGCCCGGCAGGCGGAGGCTGCGGCCGAGCGAGCCAAGCTGCAGGCCGAGGCCGGCAAGACGCTGGCGCAGGGCCTGGACAAGACGAAGAGCCAAGGCTTCATGGCCCGGCTCAACGGCCTGTTCGGGCAGAACCGCCAGGTGGACGAGTCGGTGCTGGCGGAGATGGAGGAGATCCTCTTCACCGCGGACATCGGCGTGCGCACGGCCTCGAACCTGGTGGAGGTGGCGCGCGAGAAGCTCAAGCGCAACGAGCTGAGCAACCCCGAGCGAATGAAGGGCCTCATCCGCGACGAGGTGGCGAGAATTGTCGACCTACCGGTGCCGCGCTCGCTGGAGGGCGGCGGGCCGCCGCACGTGGTGATGGTGGTGGGCGTCAACGGCGCGGGAAAGACGACGACGATCGGCAAGCTGGCGGCGCAGCTCACCGGTCAGGGCAAGAAGGTGGTGCTGGCGGCGGGAGACACCTTCCGCGCAGCGGCCACGGAGCAGCTGGACGTGTGGGCCGATCGCGCCAAGGCGGAGCTGATCAAGGGCGAGGAAGGCGGGGATCCGGGCGCGGTGGTGTTCGAGGCGGTGAAGAAGGCCCGAGAGGTAGGGGCCGACGTGGTCATCGCGGACACGGCGGGCCGGCTGCACACCAAGGCTCCGCTGATGGAGGAGCTGAAGAAGGTACACCGGGTGATGGGCAAGGCGCTGCCAGGCGCCCCTCACGAAGTGCTGCTGGTGCTGGACTCCACCAACGGACAGAACGCCATTCAGCAGGCCAAGCAATTCCAGGAGGCGGTGGGCGTCACATCGATCGCGCTCACCAAGCTGGACGGCACAGCGAAGGGCGGCGTCATCATCGGCATCTGCGACGAGCTCAAGATTCCGGTGGTGTGGGTGGGCGTCGGCGAGAAGATCGCCGACCTGCGCCGGTTCGAGCCCCGCGAGTTCGTGAAGGCGCTCTTCGACTAG
- a CDS encoding M1 family aminopeptidase: MALAPRWWVPVLLLLSAPALAGGSPEVQLCLQHLKPAEKERATKVLGSLEELPLYRVQLEVDPAKREVKGRVQVEVRAKGRTRSEVFLRVTPNAATGKAVVLSEPKVDGKPVTMERPEPTLIRLPLDPPLEPGAMATVEVMLQARVPAAKKNVGSLLGALGSSGPPGDYGAFSATSDFVSLVGIVPMMPPMNPDGTPWAGPSGIGDLALYDPSNVLGTITVPAGWDVHATGVAMGEVPEKSGMRRYSFASALVRDFPVFVSRGYQSASKTVEGVTVESFYSARNAAVGKRVLQYAASAISEFDKRLGPLPYKHFRVVEAPLSDGAGGMEFQGLITVGTSLYRGATDPNSIFEGVPGMEMLQGMMQGMAAQGGGSFGDDASPFANMAKTLERTLEFTVAHEVGHQYFAGLVGTDPIKDPVADEALTQYASVLYFEWAHGKAAAESLRQEALVSSYHLYRMSGGEDGPAHRPTETFSSSMEYGAIVYGKAPLMYHAARKLVGDDAFQRALRSYVDTYRYKWACADCFRKELAKANPSHAGALERLQDRWWEQAHGDEDLGAPTLESLMGGMGDMKIDPETQKLLEQMLGPMLGQ, from the coding sequence ATGGCGCTCGCTCCTCGATGGTGGGTCCCCGTGCTGCTGCTCCTCTCGGCTCCGGCCCTGGCCGGAGGCTCACCCGAGGTGCAGCTGTGTCTGCAGCACCTCAAGCCCGCCGAGAAGGAGCGCGCCACGAAGGTGCTCGGCTCGTTGGAGGAGCTGCCGCTCTATCGGGTGCAGCTCGAGGTGGATCCGGCGAAGCGCGAGGTGAAGGGCCGGGTGCAGGTGGAGGTTCGCGCCAAGGGGCGCACGCGCTCCGAGGTGTTCCTGCGGGTGACGCCGAACGCCGCCACGGGCAAGGCGGTGGTGCTCTCGGAGCCCAAGGTCGACGGCAAGCCGGTGACGATGGAGCGGCCGGAGCCCACGTTGATCCGACTGCCGCTCGATCCTCCCCTGGAGCCCGGCGCGATGGCGACGGTGGAGGTGATGCTGCAAGCCCGCGTGCCGGCGGCGAAGAAGAACGTCGGCTCGCTCCTGGGGGCGCTCGGCAGCTCGGGGCCTCCGGGGGATTATGGGGCTTTCTCGGCCACCAGTGACTTCGTCAGCCTGGTGGGCATCGTCCCGATGATGCCGCCGATGAACCCGGACGGTACGCCGTGGGCGGGGCCCTCGGGGATTGGCGATCTGGCGCTCTATGACCCCTCGAACGTGCTGGGCACCATCACCGTCCCGGCGGGCTGGGACGTGCATGCCACGGGCGTGGCGATGGGCGAGGTGCCGGAGAAGAGCGGCATGCGGCGCTACAGCTTCGCCTCGGCGCTGGTGCGGGACTTCCCGGTGTTCGTCTCGCGTGGCTACCAGAGCGCCTCGAAGACGGTGGAGGGCGTCACCGTCGAGAGCTTCTACTCGGCCCGGAACGCGGCGGTGGGCAAGCGCGTGCTGCAGTACGCGGCCTCGGCCATCTCGGAGTTCGACAAGCGGCTGGGGCCTCTGCCCTACAAGCACTTCCGCGTGGTGGAGGCGCCGCTGTCCGATGGCGCGGGCGGCATGGAGTTCCAGGGACTCATCACCGTGGGCACCTCGCTGTACCGGGGCGCGACGGACCCCAACAGCATCTTCGAGGGAGTCCCTGGCATGGAGATGCTGCAGGGGATGATGCAGGGGATGGCGGCGCAGGGTGGGGGATCGTTCGGAGATGATGCGAGCCCGTTCGCCAACATGGCGAAGACGCTCGAGCGCACGCTGGAGTTCACCGTCGCGCACGAGGTGGGGCACCAGTACTTCGCGGGCCTGGTGGGCACGGACCCCATCAAGGACCCGGTGGCGGACGAGGCGCTCACGCAGTACGCCTCGGTGCTCTACTTCGAGTGGGCGCATGGCAAGGCGGCGGCGGAGTCGCTGCGGCAGGAGGCGCTGGTTTCCTCCTATCACCTGTACCGCATGTCGGGAGGGGAGGACGGGCCCGCGCACCGGCCCACCGAGACGTTCTCCAGCTCGATGGAGTACGGCGCCATCGTCTACGGCAAGGCGCCGCTGATGTACCACGCCGCGCGCAAGCTGGTGGGGGACGACGCCTTCCAGCGGGCGCTGCGCTCGTACGTGGACACCTATCGCTACAAGTGGGCGTGCGCGGACTGCTTCCGGAAGGAGCTGGCCAAGGCGAACCCTTCGCATGCCGGGGCGCTGGAGCGGCTCCAGGACCGGTGGTGGGAGCAGGCCCACGGGGATGAGGACCTGGGCGCGCCCACGCTCGAGTCGCTCATGGGCGGCATGGGGGACATGAAGATCGACCCCGAGACCCAGAAGCTGCTGGAGCAGATGCTGGGCCCCATGCTGGGCCAGTAG